The Brachyspira hyodysenteriae ATCC 27164 sequence TATATATCCGAATACATTACTTTGTAATAATATAAATAATGCAAATATTGTAATTAACATGTTTATTCCTAAAATTTACTATTAATATACCATAAATTATATAATACTTTAATACAAAAATCAAACTACTATATATTTTATATAACTATTAACTTATAATCTTTTATATAAAAAATAATAATTTTATAATATACATTAATATGAATCAAATATAAATTCAACCTCTTTAACAATATCTTTATCCTCTAGATCTGTTACAAATTTTTTCCAATTATTAGTGTCAAATATATTATCTTTAACATGATAAAATTTTCTAAAAGAAAACATATTTGAATATTGTAACCCTCCTGCCATTCTTTAGAAAATATAATATAAGCTCCATTAGTTTTGTAATCATTAGTTATGATTTTATTATTGAATGGATTTCTAATATTATGTATATGTTTTGTTACTAAATACGGCACATCAGCAACTGTTGAAAAATTAGTATCTATAATTAATTCACCCCTAGAATTAAAATCTTTATATATTAATAAAGCATTAAATAAATTAATAGTTAATTTATAATCATCATTAATGTCATAATTATTAAGTCCATAGAGAGGAAATCCATGATCAGAAACAACTATTATTTTTGTATTATCATATAAATTATTATCTTTTAAATAATTTATAAAATCAACTATAACATTCATAGAAGCAATATTAACATAATAATGTCTAACAGAATTATCATCTTTATATAAAAATATATCATCATCATTAACTTTAGAAGCTGATATTCCAGGCAAATAATTTACATTAAAATAAGATGGAAAATGAGTTGCCATATTATGTAATATATTATAATAATTTACATCATCATGAATTTTTACTAATTTTTTGGTATATGATAAAAGTGTATAATAATAAATACTAGAATTAATAAAACTATTTACATTAAAATTGAACCATTTTTTATCATCATAAAATACGTATCTTAAATTAATTGGAAGCATTCTAAATATTGAAAATCTTATGGATACTTTTTTTAAATATAATTTGCTGTTTTTCTTCTCTATTTTTATATGATTCAATATTCTTTTCAACATGATAATCATTATAGGATGATATATTACTATAATTTTGAAATATACTTAAATCTGGTATATCCGAAAAATTAGCATATGCAGGATCCAATATTGAAGATTTATATCCATAATTTCCCAATACTAATGGTATCATTAATAAAGATTCATTATGCTTTTCTTTTATTATATAATTACCATTTGTACTCATTTCATATGGTAAATAATCATATCCACAATATATAGAACCTATTCCTAAAGTTGTACTACAAAAAGAAACATTATTTTTATAAAATACAAAACCATCAAATTTAGTTTTAAATTCGGGGTATTTATTAATTGCATCATACCAATAAGATGAAACTGCTCTATCTAATATAAAGACAAAAATATTTTCACCATTCTTAGACAAATTAAACATTTTATTATCATCTATATTATTATTAACATTTATTTTTTCTAATTGTAGCTGTTCTGTTATTATTCCTCTAATATTAAATACAGACACAGAAAATAAAGCTAATAATATAATAAAATAAATATTAATAAAAAACATAAGTCTTTTTTTCACAATAGATAATGTAAATAATAAAATTACAGATAATATTAATATTATATTAAATATTATTTGATTAGTAGATGCTTTTAATAATTCAGTATTATCAAATATAAAATCCGCATCAATATTTACATAATTACCTGTCATAATAAATGTATTAATTAATACTATCCCAGAAATAAAAATTATAATTAAAGTTAAATAAGATTTAATTTTATCTGAAAATAATAAATATATAAATAAAGGGTAAAATAAAAATAATCCTATACTTATTGATAACGTATTTATAATTAAATAATATGGCTGCATAAATTCTTTAGGGGAATCATATATTAACGATGTAATTATAAATAATCCTGATAATATAGTGATAACTAAACATGAAACAATAATTAATTTATTTCTATATTTTATAAAAGAATATTCTATATCCTCAGTTTTTAAAATAAATTTATAAATAATTTTAATGTTAATTATAAAAAAAAGTAATAATAATATAATATAAATATTAATTGAATAAGATTTAATACTTAAACTATAAATTATCTCTATATTTTCATCAATATTCTCTATATTTTTATTTAATTCAACAATTGCAAATTTTGTATTAGCCCCTGTAATTTCTATATTATCTATATATTTTGAAAGCTTGTTAGTATTTATTTTTAAATCAAATATATCACTACTTCTAAATATATTACTATAATACATTACTTTGGCAATATATTTAGTATTAATAGAATCTTCAGAATTAGGTTTAAATTCAGATAAATATCCCTTTCTCTCTATCTTAGATAAAACAATAAGTAATACAAACAATACTGTAACAATAATAAAAAATATATTATAAGCCTTTAATAATTTATATCTATTTCTTACAAATATTTCATATAATTTAAACTCTATTATTATATTTTTTATAAAAGAAAATAAACAATTTATAGTCCAATAAAACAAAAGTCCTGATGGAGAATTATAAAGAAGCAATAAAAATATTAATGATACTACATATAAAGGTAAACTCTCTTTGAACTTTAATTTTCTAGAATAAACAAAACCAGCTAATAAACTAAATAAAGTCATTAAAAATGGAAGCAGATTAATACTTATATTACCAATATGAATTAAGGCATCTGGCTTAGATAAATCTTTGATAAATAAAAAACTCTGACCGCTTAATCCTGATAAACTATGTACAAAATTATATGCCGCCATAAAAAATGGTATCTGTATCAAAAGTCCTAAAGTACCACGAAAAGCATATATTGTTTTGTATCCATTGATTCTTTGACAAGTACGTATTAATAAATAACGTTGATCTCCTTTATATACAGCCTTTATATTATCTATCATTGGCTTCATCTTATCCTGAATGGCTCTTTCCTTAGCCTGCCAAGATTCTGCTATATTATATAATGGAAGCGATAAAAAATTTATACATAAACTGAGTAAAAATAAACTTACTCCATAACTTGATTTAAATTCTACACTGAATAAATAAAATAATATTTCTATAATAAATTCTATTGGATATATTATAATATTATAAATAATATCAAAAAAGATCATAATACCCCCAAGATATTAACTTTTCTGAGTTTATGATTTTTTTGATAAACAAATGATATGTTTTTTCTATGTAATAAAAAATATATATAAAATTTAAGGACTGTTGATTGTTGATTGTTGATTGTTGATTGTTGATTGTTGATTGTTGATTGTTGATTGTTGATTGTTGATTGTTGATTGTTGATTGTTGATTGTTGATTGTTGATTGTTGATTGTTGATTGTTGATTGTTGATTGTTGATTGTTGATTGTTGATTGTTGATTGTTGATTGTTGATTGTTGATTGTTGATTGTTGATTGTTGATTGTTGATTGTTGATTGTTGATCATAAGTTTTCCATATATCAATTTTTTATATTCTAATATTAATTTAGAAATATTGCAATTATAAAAAAACATTAAATATTTTTAACAAAAAGAATTATATATTTTTGTATATATTATAATATTATTCCCACATACGCTCATCAAATTCTAATGGTATTTCCTTCATACTTTTGTCTTTTTGCATCTCAAATTTAGACCAGTTATTTATATCGAATATATTATCTTTTACTCTATAAAATTTCATATTATTTCCTTTCCAAGGCAAAGCCATCATATAAATACCATTATTTTTATAATTGTTAGTTATTAACTCATTATTGAAATAATCTTTTATATTTGGAATATGATTAACGGTTAAATATGCAATGTCACCAGATGTCATAAAACTATTATTTATTTCTATCTCACCTCTTGAATTGAAATCTTTAACCATTAATAAAGAATTATACCAATTTACAAAAAGATTTGTTGAAGAAGAAGTATTAACAAACCACCCATGATCAGAGGCCACTATAATTTTTGTATTATCATAAACATTATTGTTTTTCAAAAAATCTAATAATTCAATTATTAGATTTAATGCAGCTCCGTTACAATAAAAATGTCTAACACTAAAATCATTTTTGTAATTTTTCAAATCATCTGAATTTACATCAGTAGTACGGAAATTAGGTAGAAAATTAGAATTATATGCTCCTGTTTCATGTGTAATCATATTATGCAATAAATTATAATATCTTTCTTTTTCATCTGTAACATTAATATTTTTTTTCAAATATGACATAATAGCATAAGTATAAATACTAGAATTAATTCTATTATTATTCATAAACCAGTTTTTATCACTATAAAATGAATGTCTTAGATTAATTGGAAGCATCCTAAATATAGAAAATCTTATAGTCAAATACTTGCTTGTATTATCATTTTTAGAATTTACGTTGCCAATATAATCTTTTATTGCATTATCTTCAAATGAAGAATTAGCATAAGCACTTACATTTTGATAATTACTAAATATAGTAGTATTTACCATATCATAATTACCGTTAATAAAAAGAGGTTCCAAAATACTTGTTTTATATCCATATTTCTCTAATGCCAAAGGTATTGTAAGAATAGCTTCATTATTTACATCTACTCCATTACTTGTTATACCTTTTGGTGATGTAAAACCATCAAATAAGTCTTTTTTCTTTAGATTATATGCTGAATAATTATATCCGCCATATATAGATGACATACTAGAACTTGTATTTAAACCTAAAGATACAGTATTAGGATAAATAACAAATCCGTCTAATTTTGCTTTATATTCAGGAAATCTTTCTAAAAGATCTAACCAATGTGATGGTATTGCTCTGTCTAAAATCAAAACAAATATATTTTCACCATTTTTTGATAAATTAAATATCTTAGAAGTATCTATATTATCATTATTATAAGCACTTATTTTCTTTAATTCATTTTGACCTATAATTATATTCTTTATATCAAATATAGAAACTGAAACTAAAGCAATTATTATTATAATATATATATTCATTATAAATATAAATTTTCTTTTAATCATTAAAAATAAAAATATAGAAATGATTAATAATATTAAAAATAAATTTAATATTATTTGATTTGAAGATGCTTTTAATAGATCAGTATTATCAAATATAAAATCCGCATTGATATTAATATAATTACCCACCATAATAAATGTATTAATTAATACAATTGAAGCTAAACAAACAAATATTATAGTCATTATATTTTTTATCTTATCTGAAAATAATATATATATAAATAATGGATAAAATAAAAATAATCCTAAACTCATTGATAAATCATTAAAAATCAAATTAAACGGAGATCTAAATTCTTGCGGAGAATTACCTATCAGAGAACTAGGAATAAAAAGTCCAGACAATAAAGATATAACCAAACATGATAATAAAATTAAATATTTCCTATTTTTTATAAAAGACTTTTCTACTAAAAAAACATTTAAATTAAATATATTATTAATTCTTTTTAAATTAAAAAATATTAAAAGAATTAATAATAATACATAGTATGAAATAAAAGTTTGTTTGATAAATAATTTATAATAAAGATTTATAGTACCTATATTTTCTATACTATCTTTTAACTTAACTGTACCATATCGGCTTCCTCTGTATTCAAATGTTATATCAATAACATTGCTGTCAAGTTTATTATTATTTACTAAAACTCCATATATATCACTATTTCTAAAAACTTTACTGTAATAACCTAAACTAATATTATATGTATAACCATCTATAAGCTTAAAATCTGTTAAATAACATTTTCTTTCTATATTACCTAAAGAAATTAATGATATTAATAATACTGTAATAATGATAAAAAATATATTATAAGCCTTTAATAATTTATATCTATTTCTTACAAATATTTCATATAATTTAAACTCTATTATTATATTTTTTATAAAAGAAAATAAACAATTTATAGTCCAATAAAACAAAAGTCCTGACGGAGAATTATAAAGAAGCAATAAAAATATTAATGATACTACATATAAAGGTAAACTCTCTTTGAACTTTAATTTTCTAGAATAAACAAAACCAGCTAATAAACTAAATAAAGTCATTAAAAATGGAAGCAGATTAATACTTATATTACCAATATGAATTAAGGCATCCGGCTTAGATAAATCTTTGATAAATAAAAAACTCTGTCCGCTTAATCCAGTTAAACTATGTACAAAATTATATGCCGCCATAAAAAATGGTATCTGTATCAAAAGTCCCAAAGTACCTCGAAAAGCATATATTGTTTTGTATCCATTGATTCTTTGACAAGTGCGTATTAATAAATAACGTTGATCTCCTTTATATACAGCCTTAATATTATCTATCATTGGCTTCATCTTAT is a genomic window containing:
- a CDS encoding sulfatase-like hydrolase/transferase; protein product: MLKRILNHIKIEKKNSKLYLKKVSIRFSIFRMLPINLRYVFYDDKKWFNFNVNSFINSSIYYYTLLSYTKKLVKIHDDVNYYNILHNMATHFPSYFNVNYLPGISASKVNDDDIFLYKDDNSVRHYYVNIASMNVIVDFINYLKDNNLYDNTKIIVVSDHGFPLYGLNNYDINDDYKLTINLFNALLIYKDFNSRGELIIDTNFSTVADVPYLVTKHIHNIRNPFNNKIITNDYKTNGAYIIFSKEWQEGYNIQICFLLENFIMLKIIYLTLIIGKNL
- the yidC gene encoding membrane protein insertase YidC, with protein sequence MIFFDIIYNIIIYPIEFIIEILFYLFSVEFKSSYGVSLFLLSLCINFLSLPLYNIAESWQAKERAIQDKMKPMIDNIKAVYKGDQRYLLIRTCQRINGYKTIYAFRGTLGLLIQIPFFMAAYNFVHSLSGLSGQSFLFIKDLSKPDALIHIGNISINLLPFLMTLFSLLAGFVYSRKLKFKESLPLYVVSLIFLLLLYNSPSGLLFYWTINCLFSFIKNIIIEFKLYEIFVRNRYKLLKAYNIFFIIVTVLFVLLIVLSKIERKGYLSEFKPNSEDSINTKYIAKVMYYSNIFRSSDIFDLKINTNKLSKYIDNIEITGANTKFAIVELNKNIENIDENIEIIYSLSIKSYSINIYIILLLLFFIINIKIIYKFILKTEDIEYSFIKYRNKLIIVSCLVITILSGLFIITSLIYDSPKEFMQPYYLIINTLSISIGLFLFYPLFIYLLFSDKIKSYLTLIIIFISGIVLINTFIMTGNYVNIDADFIFDNTELLKASTNQIIFNIILILSVILLFTLSIVKKRLMFFINIYFIILLALFSVSVFNIRGIITEQLQLEKINVNNNIDDNKMFNLSKNGENIFVFILDRAVSSYWYDAINKYPEFKTKFDGFVFYKNNVSFCSTTLGIGSIYCGYDYLPYEMSTNGNYIIKEKHNESLLMIPLVLGNYGYKSSILDPAYANFSDIPDLSIFQNYSNISSYNDYHVEKNIESYKNREEKQQIIFKKSIHKIFNI
- a CDS encoding YidC/Oxa1 family membrane protein insertase, whose translation is MIFFDIFYNIIIYPIEFIIEILFYLFSVEFKSSYGVSLFLLSLCINFLSLPLYNIAESWQAKERAIQDKMKPMIDNIKAVYKGDQRYLLIRTCQRINGYKTIYAFRGTLGLLIQIPFFMAAYNFVHSLTGLSGQSFLFIKDLSKPDALIHIGNISINLLPFLMTLFSLLAGFVYSRKLKFKESLPLYVVSLIFLLLLYNSPSGLLFYWTINCLFSFIKNIIIEFKLYEIFVRNRYKLLKAYNIFFIIITVLLISLISLGNIERKCYLTDFKLIDGYTYNISLGYYSKVFRNSDIYGVLVNNNKLDSNVIDITFEYRGSRYGTVKLKDSIENIGTINLYYKLFIKQTFISYYVLLLILLIFFNLKRINNIFNLNVFLVEKSFIKNRKYLILLSCLVISLLSGLFIPSSLIGNSPQEFRSPFNLIFNDLSMSLGLFLFYPLFIYILFSDKIKNIMTIIFVCLASIVLINTFIMVGNYININADFIFDNTDLLKASSNQIILNLFLILLIISIFLFLMIKRKFIFIMNIYIIIIIALVSVSIFDIKNIIIGQNELKKISAYNNDNIDTSKIFNLSKNGENIFVLILDRAIPSHWLDLLERFPEYKAKLDGFVIYPNTVSLGLNTSSSMSSIYGGYNYSAYNLKKKDLFDGFTSPKGITSNGVDVNNEAILTIPLALEKYGYKTSILEPLFINGNYDMVNTTIFSNYQNVSAYANSSFEDNAIKDYIGNVNSKNDNTSKYLTIRFSIFRMLPINLRHSFYSDKNWFMNNNRINSSIYTYAIMSYLKKNINVTDEKERYYNLLHNMITHETGAYNSNFLPNFRTTDVNSDDLKNYKNDFSVRHFYCNGAALNLIIELLDFLKNNNVYDNTKIIVASDHGWFVNTSSSTNLFVNWYNSLLMVKDFNSRGEIEINNSFMTSGDIAYLTVNHIPNIKDYFNNELITNNYKNNGIYMMALPWKGNNMKFYRVKDNIFDINNWSKFEMQKDKSMKEIPLEFDERMWE